A single genomic interval of Campylobacter sp. MIT 12-8780 harbors:
- a CDS encoding toxin — translation MKKHLKFYFLIGFLTCFLLACSAKEINPLSTFGDKNDSDPLKIGKSPTLPAKQDTPSLLVGQIFMPEEKNKNFDKLLQNNELQSSMKMDKKPLLQALGSSPSMADSSDWFSLMAANGAVLTVWALAQGNWLWGYTLIDSVGFGDARVWKFRLFANNEVLIQNAKTNTCVNTYGNGVIHSACDESNVYQRFKLIPMSNEAFMLQNTGTKRCLQVPIGDIFYDFHRVSGIYLSTCNAGDNLDQQFYIIPPPFLIRPLYDRR, via the coding sequence ATGAAAAAACACCTTAAATTCTACTTTCTCATAGGCTTTTTAACTTGTTTTTTGCTAGCATGTTCTGCTAAAGAAATCAACCCTCTTTCAACTTTTGGCGATAAAAACGATAGCGATCCTTTAAAGATAGGCAAAAGCCCTACTTTGCCAGCTAAGCAAGATACACCTAGCTTGCTTGTAGGACAAATTTTTATGCCAGAGGAAAAAAATAAAAATTTTGATAAGCTCTTGCAAAATAACGAGCTTCAAAGCAGTATGAAAATGGATAAAAAGCCTTTGCTTCAAGCTCTCGGTTCAAGTCCTAGCATGGCTGATAGTTCTGATTGGTTTTCTTTGATGGCTGCAAATGGGGCAGTGCTTACGGTTTGGGCTTTAGCTCAGGGAAATTGGCTTTGGGGCTATACTCTTATTGATAGTGTGGGTTTTGGAGACGCTAGAGTGTGGAAATTTAGGCTTTTTGCTAATAATGAGGTTTTAATTCAAAATGCCAAAACAAATACTTGTGTGAATACCTATGGCAATGGCGTCATTCATTCAGCTTGCGATGAAAGCAATGTATATCAACGTTTCAAGCTTATCCCTATGAGTAATGAAGCCTTTATGCTCCAAAATACGGGCACAAAACGTTGCTTACAAGTGCCAATTGGGGATATATTTTATGATTTTCACCGCGTTTCAGGCATTTATTTAAGCACTTGCAACGCAGGAGATAATCTTGATCAGCAATTTTACATCATCCCACCACCTTTTTTAATCCGCCCGCTTTATGATAGGAGATAA
- a CDS encoding NAD(P)-dependent alcohol dehydrogenase produces MQNEDRREFLKSSAKLGGVALASVAGLGIFSNASAKSLSLANGIKIDDSLEASTQEAIKNGARIESKGFAASSKEWKFKPFSFSRHPIGANDILIDILYAGICHSDLHAVNGDFKATTYPIVPGHEIAGRVVAVGSKVSKFKVGDLAGIGCMVNSCGECEACKRSEEQFCINAKTVFTYDSKDVFHGGENTYGGYANNYVVSEKFALKIPNHAELEKVAPLLCAGITTYSPIRYSKVKKGDKVAVAGVGGLGHMALQYMVALGAEVTAFDRVASKKDAVLALGAKRFVDVNNKAEFESIKNEFDFIISTIPYHYDINAYQAMLKLHGEMAIVGLPANKDNPSFNANAFIWNFRRKIYSSLIGGIKETQEMLDYSVKNKIYPKVELITADKLDEAYQKVARGEADFRIVIDMKKSLS; encoded by the coding sequence ATGCAAAATGAAGATAGAAGAGAGTTTTTAAAAAGCTCAGCAAAACTTGGTGGCGTGGCTTTAGCAAGTGTGGCTGGGCTTGGGATTTTTTCAAATGCAAGTGCAAAAAGCTTAAGCCTTGCAAATGGCATAAAAATCGATGATAGTCTTGAAGCTAGCACTCAAGAAGCTATTAAAAATGGAGCAAGGATTGAATCAAAAGGCTTTGCAGCAAGCTCAAAAGAGTGGAAATTTAAGCCTTTTAGCTTTTCACGCCACCCAATAGGAGCAAATGATATATTAATCGATATTTTATATGCTGGAATTTGCCATAGTGATTTGCACGCTGTAAATGGGGATTTTAAGGCTACAACTTATCCTATAGTGCCAGGACATGAGATCGCTGGTAGGGTTGTGGCTGTTGGCTCAAAGGTGAGTAAATTTAAGGTTGGAGACTTAGCTGGTATAGGTTGTATGGTGAATTCTTGCGGAGAATGTGAGGCTTGCAAAAGAAGCGAGGAGCAGTTTTGTATAAATGCAAAAACGGTTTTTACTTATGATAGCAAAGATGTATTTCATGGAGGTGAAAACACTTATGGAGGCTATGCAAATAATTATGTAGTGAGTGAAAAATTTGCTCTTAAAATCCCAAATCATGCCGAGCTTGAAAAAGTAGCACCTTTGCTATGTGCTGGAATTACGACTTATTCGCCCATTCGTTACTCAAAGGTTAAAAAAGGCGATAAAGTCGCAGTTGCTGGAGTTGGTGGCTTAGGACATATGGCGCTGCAGTATATGGTGGCTTTGGGAGCTGAAGTTACAGCTTTTGATCGTGTAGCAAGTAAAAAAGATGCGGTTTTAGCACTTGGGGCTAAACGTTTTGTTGATGTAAATAACAAGGCTGAGTTTGAAAGCATAAAAAATGAGTTTGATTTTATCATCTCAACCATACCTTATCATTATGATATAAACGCTTATCAGGCTATGCTAAAGCTACATGGGGAAATGGCAATCGTTGGCTTACCAGCTAACAAGGATAATCCAAGCTTTAATGCAAATGCTTTTATCTGGAACTTTAGACGCAAAATTTATAGCTCTTTAATTGGTGGGATTAAAGAAACTCAAGAAATGCTTGATTATTCGGTAAAAAATAAAATTTATCCAAAAGTTGAGCTTATTACAGCAGATAAACTTGATGAAGCTTATCAAAAAGTGGCACGAGGAGAGGCTGATTTTAGGATAGTTATTGATATGAAAAAGAGCTTGAGCTAA
- a CDS encoding toxin, producing MIKNIVLMLLCLSFALADEAENIINNAGLSSTSSPTPRKDDFENVTNPVQIRNLRTGIAINLTRKGDLNTQNWLIRQIELSDVLVKRDKLRFKWDFGYVQFVRPENPDGCLAIGEDGFLHVKSCKQDLKLSKLETVFSIIPTSSSAVQIRSLVLDANECLFVFDNPSVAIQDRVGIGPCSLDYNFLIDTTELFFFTPALVKARALLPLK from the coding sequence ATGATAAAAAATATAGTTTTAATGCTTTTATGTTTAAGCTTTGCTTTGGCTGATGAGGCTGAAAATATCATCAACAATGCAGGACTTTCAAGCACAAGCTCGCCCACTCCAAGAAAAGATGATTTTGAAAATGTAACTAATCCAGTGCAAATTCGTAATTTACGCACCGGCATAGCCATAAATTTAACAAGAAAAGGGGATTTAAACACCCAAAACTGGCTCATACGCCAAATAGAGCTTAGCGATGTGCTAGTAAAAAGAGATAAACTCCGCTTTAAATGGGACTTTGGTTATGTGCAATTTGTCCGCCCTGAAAATCCTGATGGTTGTTTAGCCATAGGAGAAGATGGCTTTTTGCATGTTAAATCTTGCAAACAAGACTTAAAGCTCTCAAAGCTAGAAACTGTTTTTTCCATAATCCCAACTTCAAGTTCAGCTGTGCAAATTCGCTCTTTGGTTTTAGACGCAAATGAATGCTTGTTTGTCTTTGACAATCCAAGCGTAGCCATACAAGATCGCGTAGGCATAGGACCTTGCTCGCTTGATTATAATTTCTTAATCGACACCACAGAACTCTTTTTCTTTACCCCAGCTCTTGTTAAAGCTAGGGCTTTGTTGCCTTTAAAATAA
- the gyrB gene encoding DNA topoisomerase (ATP-hydrolyzing) subunit B, with protein sequence MQTQNYGESNIKVLKGLEAVRKRPGMYIGDTNVNGLHHMIYEVVDNSIDEAMAGYCDTIDIEITTEGSCIVRDNGRGIPVGIHPTENIPTLTVVLTVLHAGGKFDQDTYKVSGGLHGVGVSVVNALSKKLVATVERDGNIYRQEFAKGIPTSEFKIIGKSSKTGTTIEFWVDDSIFEVKDFDYEILAKRFRELAYLNPKITINFKDNRISKEENFHFEGGITEFVNDINKKQALTKVMNFSVTEEDVEVDIALMYNDSYSETLLSFVNNIKTPDGGTHEAGFRMGLTRVITNYVEANAAAREKDSKITGEDVREGLVAIVSVKVPDPQFEGQTKGKLGSSYVRPIVNKASFEFLSKYFEENPIEAKAVMNKALMAARGREAAKKARELTRKKEGLSVGTLPGKLADCQSKDPSECEIYLVEGDSAGGSAKQGRERAFQAILPLRGKILNVEKSRLDKILKSDEIKNMITAFGCGVGDEFDLSRLRYHKIIIMTDADVDGSHIQTLLLTFFFRFMNDLVANGHVYLAQPPLYRYKKGQKKEIYLKDEKALNEYLIETGIENSSFEGVGLNDLKDFLKLVAAYRSVLKELEKRFSIISVIRHLIENPDLIKKDNKALFEDIKSFLEKEKYNILNSYINENEIRIFVQTQNGLEELLINDDLFTNPLYEEAVYISQKIKERDLQAVFDKDILAVLKDIEESAKKGAYIQRYKGLGEMNPDQLWDTTMDPQNRRLLQISIEDASRASDTFNLFMGDEVEPRRDYIQKHAKDVKHLDV encoded by the coding sequence ATGCAAACTCAAAATTATGGCGAAAGCAATATCAAAGTCCTTAAAGGCTTAGAAGCAGTTAGAAAACGTCCTGGTATGTATATAGGCGATACCAATGTTAATGGACTTCATCATATGATTTATGAAGTAGTGGATAATTCTATAGATGAAGCTATGGCTGGGTATTGTGATACTATAGATATAGAAATTACCACTGAGGGAAGCTGTATAGTGCGTGATAATGGACGTGGCATACCAGTTGGCATCCATCCTACTGAAAATATCCCTACTTTAACTGTTGTTTTAACCGTGCTTCATGCCGGTGGTAAGTTTGATCAAGATACTTATAAAGTCTCTGGTGGGCTTCATGGTGTGGGTGTTTCAGTTGTAAATGCACTTTCTAAAAAACTTGTTGCCACAGTTGAAAGAGATGGAAATATCTACCGCCAAGAATTTGCAAAAGGTATCCCAACAAGTGAATTTAAGATCATAGGAAAAAGCTCAAAAACAGGCACTACAATCGAGTTTTGGGTTGATGATAGTATCTTTGAAGTCAAAGACTTTGATTATGAAATTTTAGCAAAAAGATTTCGTGAGCTTGCGTATTTAAATCCTAAAATTACCATAAATTTTAAAGACAATCGTATCAGCAAAGAAGAGAATTTTCATTTTGAAGGTGGAATTACTGAATTTGTAAATGATATAAACAAAAAACAAGCCTTAACAAAGGTAATGAATTTTAGCGTAACTGAAGAAGATGTTGAAGTTGATATAGCTTTAATGTATAATGACAGCTACAGCGAAACCCTACTTTCTTTTGTAAATAATATCAAAACCCCAGATGGAGGCACACACGAAGCTGGCTTTAGAATGGGGCTAACACGAGTTATCACAAATTATGTTGAAGCTAATGCTGCAGCTAGAGAAAAAGACAGCAAAATAACAGGCGAGGATGTGCGTGAAGGACTTGTGGCTATAGTTTCAGTAAAAGTGCCTGATCCTCAGTTTGAAGGGCAAACTAAAGGAAAACTTGGCTCAAGCTATGTGCGTCCGATAGTCAATAAAGCTAGCTTTGAGTTTTTAAGCAAATATTTTGAAGAAAATCCTATAGAAGCTAAGGCTGTAATGAATAAAGCCTTAATGGCAGCAAGAGGCAGAGAAGCAGCTAAAAAAGCAAGAGAACTTACTCGCAAAAAAGAAGGCTTAAGTGTTGGCACCTTGCCTGGAAAATTAGCTGATTGTCAAAGTAAGGATCCTAGTGAATGTGAAATTTATCTTGTTGAGGGTGATTCAGCTGGTGGTTCTGCTAAGCAGGGTAGAGAAAGGGCTTTTCAAGCCATTTTACCTTTAAGAGGAAAAATTTTAAATGTTGAAAAATCCCGCCTTGATAAAATTTTAAAATCAGATGAGATTAAAAATATGATCACAGCCTTTGGTTGTGGGGTAGGCGATGAGTTTGATTTAAGTCGTTTAAGGTATCATAAAATCATCATTATGACTGATGCTGATGTTGATGGCTCGCATATTCAAACCTTGCTTTTAACCTTTTTCTTCCGCTTTATGAATGATCTTGTTGCAAATGGACATGTTTATCTTGCCCAACCTCCACTTTATCGCTATAAAAAAGGACAGAAAAAAGAAATTTATCTCAAAGATGAAAAAGCCTTAAATGAATACCTCATAGAAACAGGCATAGAAAACTCAAGCTTTGAAGGCGTTGGGCTTAATGATTTAAAAGACTTTTTAAAGCTTGTAGCTGCTTATAGAAGCGTGCTTAAAGAGCTTGAAAAACGCTTTTCTATCATCAGTGTTATCAGGCATTTAATAGAAAATCCAGATTTGATAAAAAAAGATAATAAAGCTTTATTTGAAGATATAAAAAGCTTTCTTGAAAAAGAAAAATACAATATCTTAAACTCATATATCAATGAAAATGAAATCCGCATTTTTGTCCAAACACAAAATGGACTTGAAGAGCTTTTAATCAATGATGATTTATTTACTAACCCTTTATATGAAGAAGCAGTATATATCTCACAAAAGATCAAAGAAAGAGACTTGCAAGCTGTGTTTGATAAAGATATTTTAGCTGTGCTTAAAGACATAGAAGAAAGTGCTAAAAAAGGAGCTTATATACAAAGATATAAAGGCTTAGGCGAGATGAATCCAGATCAGCTTTGGGATACAACCATGGACCCACAAAACCGCCGCTTACTTCAAATTTCAATTGAAGACGCCAGCAGGGCTAGCGATACTTTTAATCTTTTCATGGGCGATGAGGTAGAGCCAAGAAGGGATTATATACAAAAACACGCTAAAGATGTGAAACATTTAGATGTGTAA
- a CDS encoding DUF3737 family protein, producing the protein MLKVISDLYFESERALFGLEHARLKNCSFDKGESPLKHAKNIVLTGTSFAYKYPLWYAKDIEAEHICLLENARSGLWYIENLSLKNSFIAAPKSFRKASKIKLFNVDMPNALESFWDCKDVNLQKVSVRGDYFAFHSENLRLEDFNIQGNYCFDSCKNVYIKNAKILSKDAFWNCENVELEDSFISGEYLAWNSKNITFKNCTIESLQGLCYIENLKLENCKLINTSLAFEYSSVKASINSNIKSIINPLEAEISAFDIDELILDQNKVDTSKTHITLLHKEGIKKEHAI; encoded by the coding sequence ATGTTAAAAGTCATTTCGGATTTATATTTTGAAAGTGAGCGGGCTTTATTTGGCTTAGAGCATGCAAGGCTTAAAAACTGCTCTTTTGATAAGGGAGAATCCCCTCTAAAGCATGCTAAAAACATAGTTTTAACTGGAACAAGCTTTGCGTATAAATACCCACTTTGGTATGCAAAAGATATTGAGGCTGAGCATATTTGCTTGCTTGAAAATGCAAGAAGCGGACTTTGGTATATAGAGAATTTAAGCCTTAAAAACTCTTTCATAGCTGCACCAAAAAGCTTTCGCAAAGCAAGCAAGATAAAGCTTTTTAATGTTGATATGCCAAATGCGCTTGAGAGTTTTTGGGATTGTAAAGATGTGAATTTGCAAAAAGTTAGTGTTAGGGGCGATTATTTTGCTTTTCATAGTGAAAACTTAAGGCTAGAAGACTTTAATATACAAGGAAATTACTGCTTTGATTCTTGTAAAAATGTTTATATTAAAAATGCTAAAATTTTAAGTAAAGACGCCTTTTGGAACTGCGAAAATGTAGAGCTTGAAGATAGTTTTATAAGTGGGGAATACCTTGCTTGGAACTCAAAAAATATCACTTTTAAAAACTGCACCATAGAAAGCTTGCAAGGGCTTTGCTATATAGAAAATTTAAAACTTGAAAATTGCAAACTCATCAACACCAGCCTAGCCTTTGAATACTCAAGCGTAAAAGCGAGCATAAACTCAAATATAAAAAGCATCATCAACCCCCTTGAAGCTGAAATTTCAGCCTTTGATATAGATGAGCTCATCTTAGATCAAAACAAGGTTGATACAAGCAAAACACATATCACGCTTTTACACAAAGAAGGGATTAAAAAAGAACATGCCATTTAA
- a CDS encoding MalY/PatB family protein: MPFKKQAERINSLKWNVKENELALWVADMDFKAPKALRKALLARVKNGVFGYEVIPQAFYESFIKWWQRRHGVSFKKEHCLFVSGVVPALSSLIRSFSKENEGILVLSPVYGVFFSSIINNGRKAIECELVYKNYTYSIDFKDLQIKLKDENTKIMILCNPHNPIGKIYTEAELKKIIKLCEKYEVLLISDEIHCDLTSKPYTPIARLNQKAITLISASKAFNLAGMHAACMLCADEKLRTRALQGFSKDEINEANSFACLATITAFNECEVWLDKLNIFINKAKEFTTQFLESKTKLKVVQSEATYMLWLDCSALLKKEENSKDLHEFLQEKVGLILSCGSEFKGNGAKFLRINLATTRKTLKKALKRLELGLELWETR, translated from the coding sequence ATGCCATTTAAAAAGCAGGCTGAAAGGATCAATTCTCTTAAATGGAATGTCAAAGAAAACGAGCTTGCCCTATGGGTAGCTGATATGGACTTTAAGGCACCAAAAGCGCTGCGTAAAGCACTTTTAGCTAGGGTAAAAAACGGCGTTTTTGGCTATGAAGTGATACCTCAAGCCTTTTATGAAAGCTTTATAAAATGGTGGCAAAGAAGGCATGGTGTGAGTTTTAAAAAAGAGCATTGTTTATTTGTAAGCGGAGTAGTTCCAGCCCTATCCTCTCTCATTCGCTCTTTTAGCAAAGAAAATGAGGGGATTTTAGTGCTAAGTCCTGTGTATGGGGTGTTTTTTTCAAGCATAATAAACAATGGCAGAAAAGCCATAGAATGTGAGCTTGTATATAAAAACTATACATATAGCATTGATTTTAAGGACTTGCAAATAAAGCTAAAAGATGAAAACACCAAAATCATGATACTTTGCAATCCCCACAATCCCATAGGCAAAATTTACACTGAAGCAGAACTTAAAAAGATCATAAAACTTTGTGAAAAATATGAAGTTTTACTCATTAGCGATGAGATACATTGTGATCTTACGAGTAAGCCTTATACGCCTATAGCAAGGCTAAATCAAAAAGCCATTACACTCATCAGTGCAAGTAAGGCTTTTAACCTAGCTGGCATGCATGCAGCTTGTATGCTGTGTGCTGATGAAAAGCTTAGAACAAGAGCTTTGCAAGGCTTTAGCAAAGATGAGATCAATGAGGCAAATTCCTTTGCCTGTCTAGCTACTATAACAGCTTTTAATGAGTGTGAAGTCTGGCTTGATAAGCTTAATATCTTTATCAACAAAGCAAAAGAATTTACAACTCAGTTTTTAGAGAGTAAAACTAAGCTTAAGGTAGTGCAAAGCGAGGCTACTTATATGCTTTGGCTTGATTGTTCAGCCCTACTTAAAAAGGAAGAAAATAGCAAGGATTTACATGAGTTTTTACAAGAAAAAGTAGGCTTAATCCTAAGCTGTGGAAGCGAATTTAAAGGCAATGGAGCTAAGTTTTTACGCATAAACTTAGCCACAACAAGAAAAACACTTAAAAAAGCCCTAAAACGACTTGAACTTGGCTTAGAGCTTTGGGAAACTAGGTGA
- a CDS encoding MerR family transcriptional regulator — MAYTIIEVEKRTAISSRTLRFWASKGLFPFVETDKNGVRYFSQKDLEWALWISFYRSIGMSIEKIKEYIELSRYGVKSAKERKKMIEEQKNLIEAERLRLDETLDLLKMKMDYYDALLRQGKDIANPQDKNYKMPDPTKCRAFLRQVEKAQIHFRDEKPQQKASKKKLVKKTLQA, encoded by the coding sequence ATGGCTTATACGATCATAGAGGTTGAAAAACGCACGGCAATTTCATCTAGGACTTTAAGATTTTGGGCGAGTAAGGGGCTTTTTCCCTTTGTAGAAACGGATAAAAATGGGGTGCGGTATTTTTCTCAAAAAGACCTTGAATGGGCACTTTGGATCTCATTTTATAGAAGCATAGGTATGAGTATAGAAAAGATTAAAGAGTATATAGAGCTTTCAAGATATGGGGTAAAAAGCGCTAAAGAGCGAAAAAAGATGATAGAGGAGCAAAAAAATTTAATCGAAGCCGAGAGGCTAAGGCTTGATGAGACTTTAGATTTGCTTAAGATGAAGATGGATTATTATGACGCACTTTTAAGGCAGGGCAAGGATATAGCCAATCCTCAAGATAAAAACTATAAAATGCCTGATCCTACAAAATGCAGGGCTTTTTTAAGGCAGGTTGAAAAGGCTCAAATTCATTTTAGAGATGAAAAACCGCAACAAAAAGCCAGTAAGAAAAAGTTAGTAAAAAAGACTTTGCAAGCTTAA
- a CDS encoding NAD(P)H-binding protein, translating to MKNSSRRNFLGKMLALGAFASLGSTKLFANLNEVKTILILGANGRIARLVSDRLLTESKVNLRLFLRKASRLNELKSARVELFEGDASDEKALEQAMQGVDIVYANLSGDLELYAQNIITAMQNTNTKRLIWISSVGVYNEVSEYELRRLSPWLGEHKKSVELIEASKLDYTIIRPGWLSNENSINYALTQKGQDFINPEKYISRASVADLIVKICLDPKLYLRASLGIHKP from the coding sequence ATGAAAAATAGTTCAAGAAGAAATTTTTTGGGAAAAATGCTAGCCTTAGGCGCTTTTGCTAGCTTAGGAAGCACAAAACTTTTTGCAAATTTAAATGAAGTAAAAACCATACTCATACTTGGAGCAAATGGACGCATAGCAAGGCTAGTAAGTGATCGCTTACTTACAGAAAGTAAGGTAAATTTGCGTTTATTTTTACGCAAAGCCTCTAGGCTAAATGAGCTAAAAAGTGCTAGAGTAGAACTCTTTGAAGGCGATGCAAGCGATGAAAAGGCTTTAGAACAAGCTATGCAAGGAGTAGATATAGTCTATGCAAACTTAAGTGGCGATCTTGAGCTTTACGCGCAAAATATCATCACAGCTATGCAAAATACAAATACTAAACGTCTCATCTGGATAAGCTCAGTAGGCGTGTATAATGAAGTCAGTGAATACGAGCTAAGAAGGCTAAGTCCTTGGTTAGGCGAGCATAAAAAAAGCGTAGAGCTTATAGAGGCTTCAAAGCTTGATTACACCATAATACGCCCAGGCTGGCTAAGCAATGAAAACAGCATAAACTACGCTCTTACTCAAAAAGGACAAGATTTCATCAATCCTGAAAAATACATCTCAAGAGCAAGCGTAGCTGATCTTATAGTAAAAATCTGCCTTGATCCCAAGCTTTATCTAAGAGCAAGTCTTGGCATACATAAGCCTTAA
- a CDS encoding MBL fold metallo-hydrolase, translated as MKELKDTQLRIKHSLHFINDKARNKDINEKIHSVKPANLAKIAYEFFLKPQKNPCIQAIKSDLKKHFDPKLSNEDKLVWFGHSSYMLYFQGKSVLVDPVLLGNAAPLLFAFRAFHGTNIYKADDFNELDYLIITHNHYDHLSKKTIKNFKHLIKKAIVPLGVGKYLKAWGISEENITQMDWGESLDLDENLRLHCLETKHFSGRNANDSARSLWASFVLEGKDKKIYIGGDSGYAPHFKRIGDRFKSIDLALLENGQYSQNWPDIHMFPHETLQACKDLNAKALMPCHNSKFKLSFHSWDEPLEKIYTLHKALGYKFDLLTPRIGEIFPLWQKIQTQTWWRELKS; from the coding sequence GTGAAAGAGCTTAAAGATACGCAACTTCGTATAAAGCATTCACTTCATTTTATTAATGACAAAGCAAGAAACAAAGACATAAATGAAAAAATTCATTCCGTCAAACCAGCAAATTTAGCCAAAATCGCTTATGAGTTCTTTTTAAAGCCTCAAAAAAATCCTTGCATTCAAGCTATAAAAAGTGATTTAAAAAAGCATTTTGATCCAAAGCTCAGTAACGAGGATAAGCTTGTGTGGTTTGGGCATTCTTCTTATATGCTTTATTTTCAAGGTAAAAGTGTGCTTGTTGATCCTGTTTTGCTTGGCAATGCCGCGCCTTTGCTTTTTGCTTTTAGGGCATTTCATGGCACAAATATTTATAAAGCAGATGATTTTAATGAGCTTGATTATCTCATCATCACACACAATCACTACGATCATTTAAGCAAGAAAACCATTAAAAACTTTAAACACCTTATCAAAAAAGCTATCGTGCCTTTAGGCGTTGGCAAATACCTTAAAGCGTGGGGCATAAGCGAGGAAAATATCACCCAGATGGATTGGGGCGAGAGCCTTGATCTTGATGAAAATTTAAGGCTTCATTGTCTTGAAACCAAGCATTTTTCTGGACGCAATGCTAATGATTCAGCGCGCTCGCTTTGGGCTTCTTTTGTGCTTGAGGGTAAGGATAAAAAGATTTATATAGGCGGAGATAGTGGCTATGCGCCACATTTTAAACGCATAGGCGATCGTTTTAAAAGCATTGATCTAGCCTTGCTAGAAAATGGACAATACAGCCAAAATTGGCCTGATATACATATGTTTCCACACGAAACTTTGCAAGCGTGCAAAGACTTAAACGCAAAAGCACTTATGCCCTGTCATAACAGCAAATTTAAGCTTTCTTTTCACAGCTGGGATGAACCGCTTGAAAAAATCTATACTTTGCATAAAGCTTTGGGATATAAGTTTGATTTGCTTACTCCACGAATTGGCGAGATTTTTCCCCTTTGGCAAAAGATTCAAACTCAAACTTGGTGGAGAGAGCTTAAGTCTTAA
- a CDS encoding cytolethal distending toxin subunit B family protein translates to MKKYIAILIFSFLALFAKDMDDYKVASWNLQGSSANTESKWSVSIRQLISGDNAADILAVQEAGSLPHTATPTGREQNLSDIIVREYNWDLGSRSRPDGVFVYYTRIDTGANRVNLAIVSRTRADEIIILPPPTTPSRPVIGIRIDNNAFFSVHALANGGSDSVAIVNSVFEHFRDRPDLTWMIAGDFNRNPENLRFELNLERRVRTTIIAPDAPTQRSGGTLDYAIVGSSSGSVTRTALVALLMLSNFRTQLVSDHFPVNFRRFR, encoded by the coding sequence ATGAAAAAATACATTGCGATCTTAATATTTAGCTTTTTAGCGCTTTTTGCTAAGGATATGGACGATTATAAGGTAGCTTCTTGGAATTTGCAAGGCTCATCGGCAAACACTGAGAGCAAGTGGAGCGTAAGCATTCGCCAGCTTATAAGCGGGGATAATGCAGCTGATATTTTAGCGGTGCAAGAAGCAGGAAGCTTGCCTCATACTGCTACGCCAACAGGTAGGGAGCAAAACTTAAGCGATATTATCGTTCGTGAGTATAACTGGGATTTGGGCTCAAGATCGCGTCCAGACGGCGTTTTTGTGTATTATACTCGCATTGATACTGGAGCAAATCGCGTAAATTTAGCCATAGTTTCAAGAACTAGAGCCGATGAGATCATCATTTTACCGCCTCCAACGACTCCTTCTCGTCCAGTCATTGGCATACGCATAGACAATAATGCCTTTTTTAGCGTGCATGCGCTTGCAAATGGGGGTTCTGATTCTGTAGCTATTGTAAATTCAGTGTTTGAGCATTTTAGAGATCGCCCTGATCTTACTTGGATGATAGCAGGGGATTTTAACCGCAATCCTGAAAATTTGCGTTTTGAGCTGAATTTAGAACGTAGGGTAAGAACGACCATCATCGCTCCTGATGCGCCCACTCAAAGAAGTGGAGGCACGCTTGATTATGCCATAGTTGGAAGCTCAAGTGGCTCGGTAACTCGCACAGCTTTAGTGGCTCTTTTAATGCTGAGCAATTTTAGAACCCAGCTCGTTTCAGATCATTTTCCAGTCAATTTTAGACGCTTTCGCTAG
- the thyX gene encoding FAD-dependent thymidylate synthase, translating into MQITLLSYTALEICSHAIRTCWQSFEKGDKGGKIDKELIDRVGNKFKHASTLEHLNYTFYIQGISRALLQELARHRHASLSVKSTRYTLKELRNEQAFKEFDFKHASKYLVLTENEKVDNASIKALENLRLILQESISLDIAKYCLPESYKTELTWSINARALQNFLHLRSSKSALWEIRELAKAIFNALPSEHQFIFEESVLLD; encoded by the coding sequence ATGCAAATCACCTTACTTTCTTATACTGCTCTTGAAATTTGTTCTCACGCTATACGCACTTGCTGGCAAAGCTTTGAAAAAGGCGACAAAGGTGGTAAAATCGATAAAGAACTTATCGATAGAGTCGGCAATAAATTCAAACACGCCTCAACCTTAGAACATTTAAATTATACTTTTTATATACAAGGTATTTCAAGAGCCCTTTTGCAAGAGCTTGCTAGACATCGCCACGCAAGTTTAAGTGTAAAAAGCACGCGTTATACCTTAAAAGAATTGCGAAACGAGCAAGCTTTTAAAGAATTTGACTTTAAGCATGCAAGTAAATATCTTGTGCTAACAGAAAATGAAAAAGTTGATAATGCAAGTATTAAAGCTCTTGAAAATTTGCGTTTAATCTTACAAGAAAGCATTAGCCTTGATATCGCTAAATATTGCTTGCCAGAAAGTTATAAAACAGAGCTTACTTGGAGTATCAATGCAAGAGCCTTGCAAAATTTTCTTCATCTTAGAAGCTCAAAATCAGCCCTTTGGGAGATCAGAGAGCTTGCAAAAGCTATTTTTAACGCCCTGCCAAGCGAACATCAATTTATCTTTGAAGAAAGCGTGCTTTTAGATTAG